GCGTCGGCATTATCGGTGCGGGGAAATTCGGTTCGATGTATCTTTCACAGGTAAACCGAACACCGGGCGTGCACCTGGTCGGCGTTTCCGACCTCAATCCGGCAAATGCCCGTCAGTCCCTGCGCCGTGTTGGTTGGAACGACGCGCAATTTTCGGCTGTCTCATTCGAAGACGCGCATAAAAACCGTTCGACCTTCGTAACGGAAAACGCCGCTGATTTGCTGGCAAGCCCATTCATTGATGTGGTCATTGATGCAACCGGGCATCCGGCCGCTGGCGTTCGCCATGTTCTTTTGGCATGCGAGCACAAAAAGCACATCGTCATGGTCAATGTGGAAGCCGACGTTCTGGCGGGCCCCTTATTGGCGAAGAAAGCCGCGGAAGCTGGTATCATCTACTCCATGGCGGCAGGCGACCAGCCCTCATTGATAGCAGAATTGTGCGACTGGGCCCGTTGCACTGGCTTCGACGTCGTTTGCGCCGGCAAAGGTACAAAATATCTCCCGGTTTATCACAAATCGACACCCGATAGCGTTTGGGGTCATTACGGCTTCACACCAGAACAGGTGGCGGGCGGTGACTTCAATCCAAAAATGTTCAACTCTTTTCTCGACGGCACCAAATCGGCATTGGAAATGGCAGCTGTTGCCAACGGCTGCGATCTCTTACCGCCCGATGATGGCCTTCTGTTCCCAGCTTGCGGCGCGGATGATTTGCAAAGCGTCCTTCGTCCCGAAGAATATGGCGGCATACTCAAGCGTCGCGGTACGGTCGAAGTGGTTTCATCCATTGAACGTGATGGTCGACCGGTGTTCCGAGACCTGCGCTGGGGCGTCTATGTCGTTATCGAAGGAGAAA
This genomic stretch from Ochrobactrum sp. BTU1 harbors:
- a CDS encoding Gfo/Idh/MocA family oxidoreductase gives rise to the protein MSMFEKLRAMQAAGKPVRVGIIGAGKFGSMYLSQVNRTPGVHLVGVSDLNPANARQSLRRVGWNDAQFSAVSFEDAHKNRSTFVTENAADLLASPFIDVVIDATGHPAAGVRHVLLACEHKKHIVMVNVEADVLAGPLLAKKAAEAGIIYSMAAGDQPSLIAELCDWARCTGFDVVCAGKGTKYLPVYHKSTPDSVWGHYGFTPEQVAGGDFNPKMFNSFLDGTKSALEMAAVANGCDLLPPDDGLLFPACGADDLQSVLRPEEYGGILKRRGTVEVVSSIERDGRPVFRDLRWGVYVVIEGETQYVRDCFNQYGLLTDSTGRFAATYKPYHLIGLELGISIASIATRQEPTGRTKGWSADVVAVAKRKLCAGEMLDGEGGYTVYGKVIPAATSSKLDAVPIGLAHGMKLKHDIEDGRTISWSDVEYNADDVTIGLRKEMEREFLTAS